In the genome of Diabrotica undecimpunctata isolate CICGRU chromosome 2, icDiaUnde3, whole genome shotgun sequence, the window acagaaaaattttaaggggggtgtgcagccctaaatccccccaaacttttgagtacgttcaaatcaaataaattttgtggcatcactagtttaatacattatttttaaaatttttttgcctcttttcatcactttaaaaaaaaaatagtttttattgagttacggctcttttcattaacctttaaaaaattacgtgcaactaaatgatgaatggcttaaatgaattaacaagtacaaaaaatgtctataacttctataaatatgatattacaataaatgttcaaaatgacccccattttcttcaatacacattcggtatcgttttaataaggaaaaccgaatgcgctgaaaaatcatatttttctgacgaaattgatttgcagcttcaattattctaaccctcaattatTGGCTATCCTTTTAgaataatcttcaaccaataactcttgaaccgttgttaagtgatattgtttaagcagctgatccttcaaacgcctcgaAACCCTTatgtgaggaacatttagttgagcagctattacccttgtacttgttccaggacttcttcaatgatttctaaaatgtcttcatccgttgcatccattattggacgaccactattgccagccacttgcggttggaatgtacccgtttcccgtaaacgaagATCAATGATCAGAAATAATCGTTTATCGgatgtatttcgattggggtattttactgcataacccCTTGCGGTTGCTGcgctatttccttgacattcacctacgatatttccgatagtttattgaaatcataatttaatctgatccaacttacccacagttaatgcatatctgccatttcctgaaatatgTAGACCATTATAAtaccaaaatttttaatattaatcttattcacacaataagctggtagcttcaaattattgactattattgatggaactgtttgtaattattgtacccgtagaaactaattgtaattttatggccaactaggaaaaaactagtttttcgaaaaagtgataggaggcaaaaaagttttaaaaataatgtgttaaactaatgatgccacaaaattcatttgatttgaacgtactcaaaagtttggggggatttagggctgcataccccccttaaattttttctgtgagcttagattttgttgtttcttttgtatgaaaatgctttcagaacaagaaaggaAAGTgtcaatttttattacaaaatgtcaagtagtttaggagataatgcaaaaaaacaatttttattttgtaacttcaaaaggctgtaacttttttgtgtacacttttgtactaaggtaagttggatttaatcaatttatttttgttcccgGAATGcgcgatttaatttatgacatacctttttgaaacaccctgtaatATAGGTATTTTCAAAAACAAACGTAACTTATATAAAATTAATCTGAAAATTCAAATTCTCTTAAGGTATCGGGATTCCCCGGTCTGCCCCATAACGTCTTGAATATTTTAAGTAATGTATTTTTAAATGAACTAATTATCAGTTTTAATACCCCTTATTTTTACTCATTCACTATTAGATAAAAGTAGTAGATAAGTAAAAATTTGGTAAAATGAAATACTTCTTTTACGGTACCCTTTGTAGTTAGAATCCTACCCCTTACTGTTGCACACCAAAAGTTACCAGTAACATCCCTACCATAGGGCGTTTGTTTCTAGGGTCACGTCGAGGATCCAGAGGAAGTAGTAACGTCTCTGCTGCATCCACCAAGTCCAACAAGAGCCCCCCGCAGGCCGCCAATATGAATTCGGCCACGACGCCCATGTTGGAAAGTGTTACAGTCGAAATACAGGAACCCAAAGCTTAACAGCGAGGCTTCGCGAATtattttaagttaattttaagtgtGCCAACCTCTTGCCGACAAAATCACATGTTCTCGTTTGTTGTCACCGGAAATCGATTGGTATTCTGTTGGATAATTTTCGGATGCTTCGAACTGAAAACAGACTGATTTTGTTGAGGGTGGTTGTTGGATAGTGTAGAGTACTTTTTCAGATTCTATATATTACTTCGGTAGTAACAAGTGATGTTAGGGACCAGAAAGGTAACTAATTTGCCCAGTCATCACattcttttaaaaatcaaaattattctCTGTACAATACCTGTAAAAATTCTCTCTCATTCTTCATTCGAAGTTCACAATAATATAACCGTACAAATATACTGTAGTTGGAGTTCTTTATTAGTGTAATCGAGAAGCACAATTTAAATTAGTAGCACCAGAGCTTAGATGtaagaagtaaaaaaaaagatttaattcCGCTTCACTTAATTTTACCAAGAAAAATTAAGTTTGGTGGTAACAAAAATACTGGGAATATTTTGTGATACTACCAAATAAAAAGCTGTGATTGTATGTCGGTAGCTTATAGAAACGTTTAGAACCTGTTAGTGATTATCTAACGGAAAGCGCCTTATGGAATAGACTGAAGATGGTTGTAAATACCAAACGTTGTAGTCAGCTTCGGAATCTGTtgctaaaatataaaaatcgagTAGAAAATAAActatttcctaatttttattcttaattatttacagaattaagtttaaaaattaaCCAAAATGAAGAAAAATCCTTTAAGTCGCAACTTTCACCTAGCTACTTCACAATGCGGCTCAAAGGATTGGTTTGAATAAGTTaatgcaaaataataattttaaaaattacaggTTTGTATTTGTCTTGCAATGTTTTCATTAAGCTAATAGAGTTAGTGTGAGTGTACGTGTATTatattatttagaaatattttaataataattttctacTGATTTTTTAATAGCGTCAGTAATAGATTTCTTACCCTCAACTACAACGTAATCAGATATAACTATCTTCAAAACTATTACATAATACGTATCCAGTAAGATGCTCAAAAGTCGGTTCTAACTTAGAAACTGGCATGGACAGAAAGTGCTGGGAAAACTTTGTGCCCAAATcagtttgaataaaaaaaattgcagtCTGGTATGGATTAGAATAAAGAATGTATACCTTTCTGCCAAATATCATCGAAACAATTAACTTGTACGATAATAAAGCAAAGCTACGTTCATGAGCATACAAAGAACAGTGGACTATCACTTTTTTAGTTGTTGAATGGCTCTCTTCCTCGTTAACtctaaaatttctttattaaaacgTAGAACTTAAGCATTTAGATGTTTCAAACACAGAATAATAATACTGTCAGATTAAAACACGAGCTTAGCTCTGCTTACCGGTATTACGAGTTAACTATGTCGTGTGTTTGATATTGCAAAGAAAATTTATACTATAGCTTATATCTTTATACTCTTGTACTGTATACCTATGTTTCACCTACTTGCCAATACTTTTAATAAAATGCTAACAAGTTAATAATTCGTATTATTTTTAACCTGTAACTACTCAAAATCAAACGAAGGGATTCACCTGACAAAAAATGGACTACAAGAAAAACGGAAAATGAAGAAATTCTCAAATACAAAAGATTCGAATTTTTTCTAATaaccattttgtattttttaatacccTGTGTGGAATAGCTAGTCCTCCATCGGGCGCATCTctaggtggcggataggggaaagCCTTCCCAATACGGCTGATACCGACGAAATGAAATAACCAGAGTGGGCGACTGTAAATAGCGTCTTTGTCCCGAGTATCGGCTAAAATGTAAACCAGAGAAGGCAACGTGAAACCACTCCTCgtaaatatttctcaagaaaacTTTCAAATAGAAACGGCCCCTAGTCGACGGCAAATCTGATTTACACTTAGATTATaaaggggtgctaagaatccccatGAGGAATagtctaaatattttaaatacgaaCTTTAAGATTGCAACATGTACCATTAACTCGCAAACGCATGCCACGATATGGAACGTTTAGGAATACAGATATAGGGTTCGAGCGAAGTTAGATGGCCAGTTCTGGTAACGTTAAAACCATAAACAAAACTTTCTATTAGTCTGGTAATAATTCGTTACCATCCAATTCATGGTAACGGAGTTGAAGTAATTTTAGATGAAAAATAGAACAATGTTGTCACAAACTTTGTGCCATTTTCTGACCGATATCTACTTATTTAACTATGTGATAAGCCGGTAAATAATAACATAATTCCGACTTATGACTCTTAAGGTAGCATTCCGCATCATGCTACCGAGACAGGAGACAGAGACAGGCGACACCAAGTGAACTGTCGCCCCTTGAACTGGGTACGCGACCGAGACAAGCGACATACGAGAAACGTGCGGCTAAAAAGAAGGTATAATGACTTCGAAACTACTCTTTAAAAGGTtaatggaagaagaagaagatgacgaTATACTTCTATATTACATGTTTCGAATAAAAAAACGGAGTTGTATAAATTCTATATTTAAAACAAGGCGCGAGGAAggcttttttaatttattaataatgaaTCATTTatcattagatgaagaaaaattTAGAGGTTATTTTAGACTGAATAAAACACAGTTCGattatataaacaatttaatagaGAAGGACATACAAACGAAAGGCGACATAACATCAAAAGAAAAATTATCTTTAACTTTAAGGTAAGTTTTATATcttaatactaaaaaaaatattaattaattttataatgaaAGAAGGGAATTGAAATAGTCTCCATCATGTTGTGAAGCAGGCGTACTACTATTGGTTGCAGAGGCTGATCCAGAGGGAGAAACGACGGATGAAGCATAAATATGTTCGTCTGATGTCGGGGGAGCTGTTTGAATGCTGCTTTCCATATCCATTTGCATTAGTTCATATTTTGTCAAAATGTTGAATATTTCGCTCCTTGCCTGTACTTGAAAACGCTGGTTCAATTTTCTCATTATAGATTTAATATGGTTGCCAAATGTATTAACTTTGTCATCATTTTCTTTGATAGTGTTTATTTCTTGCAAGAATATTTGTCTCTGGTCGTCTCGTTTCTTGATATAAGTCAAAAAATCATCTTCGACTTTCTTTCGTTTTTTAGCTAGCGGATGTGTAGATTTGGCTGTCTCCGGAGCCGGTTGGATCGACGTATCTAGATTTTCTTCACTAACAAAGGAGATTTCTGCCTCTTCAGTTGACATAAGACTTTCGGAAGAAATATTGGAGGCACTGGCTCTTTCGGTGGATACCTGTTCCAAGAACCGAAGTCTTTCAAACAGCTCCCATTTGGAATTTTTAGCTGGAGCACCCGATCCAGTTGCCATTTTCTTTTTACGTTTGTAACGATTATACGAATCTCGAATGTACTTCCATCTTTTTTTACAGTCAGCATCtgcaaaaaagaaaagtattgtgTTATGTATCAACTAATTGTTAAAATGATGTTATTGTTACTGGTAAAAATTTAGTGATACAATTGTATTTTTTTCAGATTTCTTGCTACTGGAGAAATCTTTGCATCTCTCTCATATGCTTATAGAATATCTGCATGTTACATTGCAAGAATTGTGAAAGAAGTGTTacatattttaagaaaaaaataattcctCAATTTATGCCTGAGCCTACACAAGACGACTACAAACGTATTTCTGAGAACTTTTGGACGCAATGGAATATTCCGAACTGTATGGGAGCCATCGATGGCAAACACGTTCATTCATCAAACAACACGTATTGTAGTCTTAGCGATTGTGGACTCTAATAGCAAGTTTATAACGGTAGATGTCGGTTCTTATGGCAAAGAGGGAGACAGtagtattttcaaaaaatctGTAATGGGAAAAAATATTATGGAcaacaaatttaattttcttgAGCCTCAGTGCCTTCCAGTAACTGATGTAAAACTAGGTTACTATTTAATAGGAGATGAAGCTTTTGGTCTTGACACTGCCATGATGAAACCTTATACAAAAAGAGACGCGAAGAATGATTTAAGTAAACAAGTTTTTAATTATCGACTTTGTCGGGGTAGAAGAGTTTCAGAAAATGCATTTAGGTTGTTGGCCCAggtatttagaatattttacacACCAATAGCGATTGCTCCAGAAACATGTGATGACCTAATATTAGTTAGCTGTTGTTTACCTAACCTACTACGTGAAGGCTTTCTAGAAGAATCTGGGAAATCTGTTTATCGGTTGAATAGTTCCGATGTAACGTCACATCCAAATATGCAGTCTTTAATTCACACAGGCGGTTATACAAATAAAACCGGATTTACCGTAAGAGATGAGTTGAGAAAATATTTTACTTCTGAGGCTGGTAAAGTTTCTTGGCAAGAGGATCACGTAAAAAGaacaaactaataaatattttagctGTACATGGTTGAAATTTCTTTTAATAACGATAACCTGTATACACTGGAATATTCAATATCTCACTATTGCTAACCTTTATAATTACGTATAGTATCTATTATAAATATGTATTCACAAGAGGTTATACCTTTTAAAActaatgaattaaaaataaaattgtaacttACCAGTTCTGTTCGTTTTTTTCTGCTATATCCTTCCAAATATTTTCCCGAACGATAACATCCTTGTAGGATTCTACTTGAGGATCGTATAGTGGTGGGCTCTTAGATAATAACTCTATTAGCAATTCGTGTTCCTCAGCACTAAATTTTATTTCGgacattattattaacaaaaatgcaTATACAAATCAGCGCCAAATCAGAAGTGTCGCGGGACGACACACTTCACTACTGCTCTTGTAGGAGACCGAGGAGACACAGACAAGCGACAATCGTTTGTCGCTTGTCTCGGTCGCGGGCTACGAAATGACCCTGATATAATTGCATTGAGAACAGACGTGGAGAGACCACAATCGGTCTCGCCTATCTGTCGCCTGTCTCGGTCTCCTGTCTCGGTCGCGTGTTGCGGAATGGTACCTTTACAGCCGATAAGCCCATGGTAGATCTAAAAGCGTGGTACGCTAAGGTAGAAAGACTTATAAAGATGGCCAAAAACCGAGACCTAATTTTTAACTTAGGGAGATTTTAACGCTACGTTGGGTAAAGGAAAAGTTTCTTAATTGATTAAAGACTTCGGATTTGGAGTAAGGAACCAGAGAGGAAAAGAAATTATCGAATTTTGTCAAAAACACAACGTGTTAGCGACAAACACATGGCTTTACCAAAACAAAACAAGATATCACAACGCTatcatcagtgcaaaaacataACCCGGAACTGGcatcaattccgatcataatcctgttCACAGGAAGTACACAGACAGtagataaacaattaattaaGAAATGTTGACTACGATAGAATTACAGAGTCCGCTGCCGTAAACGTcctgtggaaaactattaaagagcAAATGAACAATGCAATAGGACCTAGAGACAGAGCAAACAGGAATAGATAACAGAAGAGATTTTAGCATTAATGGACAAACGTAGAGAATCAAAAGGAAAAGGTGACAAAGACGGAGAATCAATATTAACACTATCTTTGGCTCAACAATTCTTTGTGGATCTTGGTCTGTTCCAAGATTCGTTGAAACTTTGTCATTCGTCATTCATCATCCCTACGTCGGTCACAACTCCAACCACCTACTTCACGGTCGGTCTTTAGTTCTCCTTCCTACAATCATGTTGTCTGGCATTCATATTATATGTCCAGTCCAgtccatctaagtcgctgtgttttaatgaacgttacgacgTCTGGTTTTTAGCTGGTATAATTGGAAGTAATATCTTTTGTGGTCGATCTTTtttgcccttggtcgtttatagttCCCTAGAATATTCCCAAGTCTTTCAGCCTTATGCGACGGAGTCACTGTTTCTGCctatatgtgaggaccggcctcggCAGTGTTTTAAATATAATTCTAGTTCTTCTTTGGATGATTCTTGGGTGGAATTGTTGTTGGAGTCCATAGTAagccctatttgtaaggtttattcgccttttaatttcttcgcttgttttgttggtagtagtcactagcgagccaaggtatgtgaaaCTGTCAACACGTTCAAGGATAACTTCCAAAGATTGTTTCCCGTTTCTCATTTGTTATAGgtttagtaaccaacatgtacttggttttgtcttcgttgatgactagaccgacctgtttcgccgtcGTTTCCAATACTAGGAACTATTGCCCAATATCTCGCTTACTACGCCCTATTATTTCAATGTCATTGGTCAAGGTGAAGGACGGagaatgcaaaagaaaataaccgaagcaaaggagaaatggctggaaacaaaaggTGTTAAAATATAAGAATTATAACAAAAACACGATTTTTTTATAGTTATATATAGTTTTTATAGTTAGTTTACGTCAACTAACAAGGGAACAACCTTAGACACTATGCTGAATATGGACGGTAAACTGCTAGAATCGACCgaagataaactgaaagaatgggaaaactatatcaAGGTACTTTTAATATAAAACTATGTCAAAATAACACAGGCTCGGACCAGATTTACTATTTTGGTATTGAAATTGAAGTGTTGTATTTTGAATGGATTTGTTAGTAATGTTTTTGTCGGTTTGATGATTAAAGAACAATTTATGTTTATGCTGTTAATATTGACCAAGTAGTAATTATTTGTAGTGCGTTTTAAAACtacttaagtatttatttttatctgtatgACTTGAAACTGTAAACGTAATTACTGttgttgaaaacaaaaatatcgttcaCTGATTCAGCTGATAAATTAGTTTAGTAGAAAATACATTCCTTCTCCAAAATGAAGTACAAGAAGTCCTCTTAGCGCTGAAGTGACAGAAACAATAAAAAATCACAGATTAGTGGTTGGTGATAATGTAAAAAAAGAAACGAGTAAAGTTGAAGCTTGTAATCAAAGTGTATTTACGGTGATTAATGAATTTTTTAAAGTAGGTGAACGATGATCCTGATTTGCCAAATTTGACGAAAACACATTTTGTagattaaaacaaattaattttcaGTATCAATGCAGAGAAAGAAATGCCCTTTTATTAGACATAGACGACATTTTGGTGTGACGACGAGAATATCTTAGATAACAGATGACCTATAGAGAAGAGAAGCGCAAAATTTATTATCTGGATGAGGCATGGTTGAACACTGAGCATACAAAATCTAAAATATGGGTAGACACTGCAGTCAAATCATCTAAACAACCTTTTTTTGATGGATTGACAACGGCATTAAAAAATCCTTTAACTAATTACATTCTACATATTTCACATTTCAAAACTGAcaaatagtttaaatttttagGAAAAGGAAAAAGATTATTTGTCACATTAGCAGCGAGAATGGGTTTGTTTTAAATGCCCCCTGGGCATTTGAGTCGAATAAGTCTGCCGATTATCATGAAGAGATAGTCAGATCCAGATCCAGGTAAATCTTTTGAAAATTAGtgaaaatttccatttttatttttaaccaattttgcCGAGGAACTGAGTAATTCAGAATTGTTTTCTGCAGAAATGATTACATTTGaattttcttttcatattatgtttattttaatacgtCCCCTTACTTCAACCGCCTTTTAAATGACCACCAGATCCAGgtcttttttccgattttcaaaacaataataattttcgataaatttcaaaaaattttagaAAGCCATTGTAGAGTTACAGGTGAAGCGGGGGGGCGGTGTTGTATAAAGACGAGTTTTAGCTCGGGTGCGTACCGTTATACATACTGCTATAACTTCGTTTCTATTTCgaatttcttaataaaattttagGTCAGTATCCCTATGATACTATGCTGGCCACTCACTTGCGGATATCGAAGAGGCCAGGCGACTGACAGGCCCTTAACTGAAGGATAAAAAACGTCACATACACGCAGTTATCGTAAAGGCATCGGCGCGCTCGCTTATCGAAACTGCACGTGTGTGACATCTCATCTGCAGTCCATTATCTTAACTGACATCGTTAAACAAATCCGATTTTTTGAAGAAAAGATAGCGAACAAAAGTGCAAATAATCCCGAATTTTTACGTAAATTCATTGATATTTATCAATCACACCCTTGCCTATGGAAGGTTAAAGATAAATCTTACGCGAATCGGGATTTAAGAGAGAAAGCGTATCAACAATTAATAAACCTTTATAAAACCTTTAATGTTGAAGCATCTCAGGATACAGTGCGCggcaaaataaataatttgcaaaGTGCTTTCCGTAATTGAAAAATGTTCAAAAGTCCAAAAGAAGTATAGACGATATTTATACACCAGGGCTGTGGTATTATGAACTTTTGTTATTTACCGCTAATCACGAAGATACTCGTGAGACTGTTTCTTCAATTAACAGTAGTGAGGATGAGGTAGAAgataaagaaaatgaaaatgtaagtattataatttttatatacctaacaTGTTTATGAATATTAGTTATCACTACAAAAACCGATCTTGCCAAGAAACTTTACCTTCACCAACAAAAAAGTGTTCATACATTTCACGGACATCCTTTGCATGCTGTGATACATTCCGAGAAGCACTGGCCTGAAGTCCATCCATACTGTACCCTTCTCCCAGTTTCCGTTAATAACTGTTCCTG includes:
- the LOC140433640 gene encoding uncharacterized protein, coding for MANTFIHQTTRIVVLAIVDSNSKFITVDVGSYGKEGDSSIFKKSVMGKNIMDNKFNFLEPQCLPVTDVKLGYYLIGDEAFGLDTAMMKPYTKRDAKNDLSKQVFNYRLCRGRRVSENAFRLLAQVFRIFYTPIAIAPETCDDLILVSCCLPNLLREGFLEESGKSVYRLNSSDVTSHPNMQSLIHTGGYTNKTGFTVRDELRKYFTSEAGKVSWQEDHVKRTN